One stretch of Balneola sp. MJW-20 DNA includes these proteins:
- a CDS encoding class II 3-deoxy-7-phosphoheptulonate synthase — translation MEDTIIKGWTPTSWKDKPVKQIPEYPDPEILNRKFQQLKGLPPLVTSWEIDALKEKLSRVAQGKSFLLQGGDCAESFDAISSPKIVNMVKVLLQMSFILIHEMGVPVLRLGRIAGQYAKPRSNDFETVDGKEIHNYRGDLINGFKSESEIRMPDPERLIEGYHKAGLTLNFLRALSEEGFADLHHPEQWELDFMRNNEYYKEYEEMVTSITKAVRFVEAISPDTFSNLQKVDFYTSHEALNLYYDSAQTRKVPRKPGFYNLSAHMVWIGNRTRDLDGAHVEYFRGITNPVGIKIGPPYTIDETLKLIEKLNPSHESGKIVLITRFGKDKIEKELPGLIQAVRREGFPVVWSSDPMHGNTFNTDDDFKTRNFDHILDEIRSAFAIHRSEGSYLGAVHLEMTGDNVTECVGGAQGLNEKGLSKNYETFCDPRLNYEQSLEMAFLIAREWKKSYI, via the coding sequence ATGGAAGACACAATTATTAAAGGCTGGACACCTACATCCTGGAAAGATAAACCGGTAAAGCAGATCCCCGAATACCCGGATCCTGAAATACTTAACCGGAAATTTCAGCAGCTAAAAGGATTGCCCCCTCTGGTAACCTCCTGGGAGATCGATGCACTTAAGGAAAAGTTATCCAGAGTTGCACAGGGAAAAAGCTTTTTGCTGCAGGGTGGTGATTGTGCTGAAAGTTTTGATGCCATCAGTTCACCCAAGATCGTGAACATGGTAAAAGTACTGCTGCAAATGAGTTTCATACTGATCCACGAAATGGGTGTTCCTGTTCTTCGATTGGGCCGCATCGCTGGACAGTATGCTAAACCCAGATCCAATGACTTTGAAACCGTAGACGGGAAAGAGATCCATAATTATCGAGGAGATCTGATCAACGGTTTTAAATCAGAGTCGGAGATCAGGATGCCGGACCCTGAACGCCTCATCGAGGGTTACCATAAAGCGGGACTGACGCTTAACTTCCTGCGCGCATTATCAGAAGAAGGTTTTGCGGATCTGCACCATCCGGAGCAATGGGAACTGGATTTCATGCGCAATAACGAATATTACAAGGAATATGAAGAGATGGTTACCTCTATAACTAAAGCAGTTCGCTTTGTGGAAGCAATCTCTCCGGATACTTTTTCAAATCTTCAGAAGGTAGACTTTTACACTTCGCATGAGGCACTGAATCTGTATTATGATTCAGCTCAGACCAGAAAGGTGCCGCGCAAACCGGGCTTCTATAACCTGAGTGCGCATATGGTCTGGATCGGGAATCGTACCCGTGATCTGGACGGAGCACATGTAGAATATTTCCGTGGCATTACTAATCCCGTGGGCATCAAGATAGGACCTCCCTATACTATTGATGAGACCCTGAAGCTGATCGAAAAGCTCAATCCAAGTCATGAGTCCGGAAAAATAGTGCTGATCACACGTTTCGGTAAGGATAAGATAGAAAAAGAACTTCCCGGCCTTATTCAGGCAGTACGCAGAGAAGGTTTTCCGGTGGTCTGGAGTTCGGATCCTATGCATGGTAACACTTTTAATACCGATGACGATTTCAAAACCAGGAATTTTGACCATATCCTGGATGAGATACGATCAGCTTTTGCTATTCACCGGTCTGAGGGATCCTATCTGGGAGCTGTTCACCTGGAAATGACCGGTGACAACGTGACCGAATGTGTGGGAGGAGCTCAGGGACTGAATGAAAAAGGTCTATCTAAAAATTATGAGACCTTCTGTGATCCGCGCCTCAACTATGAGCAAAGCCTGGAAATGGCTTTCCTGATCGCAAGAGAGTGGAAGAAGAGTTATATATAA
- a CDS encoding adenylate/guanylate cyclase domain-containing protein: MLDTKSRILVVDDYPALVTITRHKLIQRGFEVLTAQNGQDALELVQTEYPDLVITDVEMPVMDGYELCERIKNDSRLSKIPVILVTSMMNTVSIMKGIQAGADNYLTKPYDDDTLFGKVEELLTHPPKTPSESDTVEVNIEGQTYNIRADFTYLVNLLISTYKNTLAQNNQLNKMQSTLNAANQELELTKKEHEDLLHNIFPEKVAESLLAYGTVSPERHHDATIMFTDFKGFTKVVPSLSPEKLIENLSFYFDRFDEISNEHNLIKIKTIGDSYMAAGGILDSNKTHPIDTILAALKIRDFVQMQENKLQADQTYLPVRIGIHTGSAVVGVIGKSRFAYDIWGESVNLAARMESNCEINGINISSDTYERVKDFFDCEDRGMIDAKNIGEVQMYYVNRIKPELSEDDEGIFPNRLFIRNYQSLARSQDA; the protein is encoded by the coding sequence ATGCTTGATACCAAATCCAGAATACTGGTCGTAGATGACTATCCTGCATTAGTAACCATTACAAGGCATAAATTAATTCAAAGGGGCTTTGAGGTTCTAACCGCACAGAACGGGCAGGATGCCCTCGAACTGGTACAGACAGAATATCCCGACCTGGTTATAACCGATGTTGAAATGCCGGTTATGGATGGGTATGAATTATGTGAACGGATCAAAAATGACTCCCGATTATCCAAGATCCCGGTGATCCTGGTCACATCTATGATGAATACGGTTTCCATCATGAAGGGAATCCAGGCCGGAGCAGATAATTATCTGACCAAACCTTATGATGATGATACTCTCTTCGGTAAAGTTGAAGAGTTACTTACCCATCCTCCAAAAACTCCCTCCGAATCAGATACCGTTGAGGTCAATATTGAGGGACAGACTTATAATATCCGGGCTGATTTCACTTACCTGGTGAATCTCCTCATATCCACCTATAAGAATACTCTTGCTCAGAACAATCAGCTCAATAAGATGCAGAGCACACTCAATGCGGCTAATCAGGAGCTGGAGCTGACCAAGAAAGAGCATGAGGATTTGCTGCATAATATATTTCCCGAAAAAGTGGCTGAGAGTCTTTTAGCCTATGGGACAGTAAGTCCGGAGAGGCATCATGACGCCACCATCATGTTTACTGATTTCAAGGGTTTCACCAAAGTGGTTCCAAGCCTGAGTCCTGAAAAACTTATTGAAAATCTGTCTTTCTATTTTGACCGCTTCGATGAAATATCAAACGAGCACAATCTGATCAAGATCAAGACGATCGGCGACAGCTATATGGCTGCGGGCGGGATCCTAGACTCTAACAAGACCCATCCCATCGATACTATACTGGCCGCACTAAAGATCCGGGATTTTGTGCAAATGCAGGAAAACAAGCTGCAGGCTGATCAAACCTACCTTCCGGTTCGCATTGGGATTCATACCGGGTCTGCTGTTGTGGGAGTGATCGGAAAATCACGCTTTGCTTATGATATCTGGGGAGAATCAGTGAACCTGGCCGCAAGAATGGAATCTAATTGTGAGATCAACGGGATCAATATTTCTTCTGACACTTATGAGCGGGTTAAAGATTTCTTTGACTGTGAGGACCGCGGAATGATCGACGCCAAGAATATCGGAGAAGTTCAGATGTATTATGTGAACCGTATCAAACCGGAACTCTCCGAAGATGATGAAGGTATTTTCCCTAATCGCCTGTTTATCCGTAACTATCAGTCCCTCGCACGCTCCCAGGACGCATAA
- the uvrA gene encoding excinuclease ABC subunit UvrA, with protein MQHNIVVRGAREHNLQNIDIDIPRDQLVVITGLSGSGKSSLAFDTIYAEGQRRFLESLSAYARQFLGMMERPAVDFIDGLSPVISIDQKTTNRNPRSTVGTVTEIYDFLRLLYARIGIPYSYVSGNKMEKQTADQVVATVMDMPKGTKAYCLAPVVRGRKGHYRELFEQIIKQGFVQARIDGEFQELEKGMMLDRYKTHNIEIVVDRFVISPKSEKRIAESIRMALEMADGNVILAVKDGEEVEDRLFSQKLFDPESGIAYEDPAPNLFSFNSPYGNCKECEGLGFTYDVSWKLLVPNPAQSISDGGIRFLGKPRDIFLFKQLKAVLDTLDLDFDTPLNEYSEEAVDILMNGGGDIKYSVSYDFKDNSVTYKHKFEGLRHTIIDQYETSKSNKQRDKAKAFMDKVECPECGGGRLNKEALSYRIDGHNIHDLVKKDIKELRDTLYSIDLNERQQLIGNQVLKEIRDRLDFLLNVGLNYLSLDREAQTLSGGEAQRIRLATQIGTQLVGVLYILDEPSIGLHQRDNIKLIKSLETLRDLGNSVIVVEHDRETIEHADFVADMGPGAGVNGGYIVSAGKPDELKADSMTAKFLRDEEVIEVPEDRREGSGDSIKIKNARGHNLKDVDLEVPLGKFISVTGVSGSGKSSLINQTLVPILSNHFYKSKTVPLPYDAVEGIDNVDKIISIDQSPIGRTPRSNPGTYTKVFDHIRRLFAELPESKIRGYDQGRFSFNVKGGRCESCNGDGVRKIEMNFLPDVYVTCETCNGKRYNRETLEIYYKGKNISDVLQMPISQAKDFFDAQPAISRILGTLDSVGLGYLTMGQSSTTLSGGEAQRIKLAKELSKVGTGDTLYVMDEPTTGLHFQDVRRLVDVIQRLVDKGNTVIVIEHNLDLIKAADWIIDLGPEGGSGGGEIIATGTPEEIAEKESPTGEFMKQEFERLRKAEAV; from the coding sequence TTGCAGCATAATATAGTCGTTCGCGGTGCCCGCGAGCACAATCTTCAGAATATTGATATTGATATCCCGCGTGACCAGCTCGTGGTCATAACCGGTTTATCCGGTTCGGGAAAATCCTCGCTCGCTTTTGATACTATTTATGCGGAAGGACAGCGTCGTTTTCTTGAATCCCTCTCTGCTTACGCACGCCAGTTCCTGGGGATGATGGAACGTCCTGCTGTAGATTTCATTGACGGACTCTCTCCGGTGATCTCTATTGATCAGAAGACCACCAACCGAAATCCTCGTTCAACGGTAGGCACGGTGACCGAGATCTATGATTTCCTGAGGCTGCTCTATGCCCGTATCGGAATACCCTATTCCTATGTATCCGGAAACAAGATGGAAAAACAGACGGCAGATCAGGTAGTAGCCACTGTGATGGATATGCCAAAGGGAACCAAGGCATATTGCCTGGCCCCGGTGGTCAGAGGCCGAAAAGGACATTACCGTGAACTTTTTGAGCAGATCATCAAGCAGGGTTTCGTACAGGCACGTATCGATGGTGAGTTTCAGGAACTGGAAAAAGGTATGATGCTTGACCGTTATAAGACTCACAATATCGAGATCGTAGTGGACCGCTTTGTGATCTCCCCTAAAAGTGAGAAACGGATTGCTGAAAGTATCCGGATGGCCCTGGAGATGGCTGATGGTAATGTGATCCTGGCGGTTAAAGACGGAGAGGAAGTTGAAGACCGGCTATTCTCTCAGAAATTATTCGACCCTGAAAGCGGTATTGCGTACGAGGATCCCGCACCGAATTTATTCTCTTTCAATTCACCCTACGGTAACTGCAAGGAATGTGAAGGACTTGGATTTACCTATGATGTGAGCTGGAAACTGCTGGTACCCAATCCAGCACAAAGTATAAGTGACGGCGGCATCCGGTTCCTGGGCAAACCGAGGGATATCTTTCTGTTCAAACAACTGAAAGCGGTTCTTGATACACTTGACCTGGATTTTGACACTCCGCTGAATGAGTATTCCGAAGAAGCCGTTGATATTCTTATGAATGGTGGCGGAGATATAAAATATTCAGTCAGCTACGACTTCAAGGATAACTCAGTTACTTATAAACACAAGTTTGAAGGACTCCGCCACACCATAATTGATCAGTACGAAACCTCAAAGTCTAATAAGCAGCGGGACAAGGCCAAAGCTTTCATGGATAAGGTGGAATGCCCCGAATGTGGTGGCGGCCGCCTGAATAAGGAAGCTCTGTCCTACAGGATCGACGGACACAATATTCACGACCTGGTCAAAAAAGACATCAAGGAGCTGAGAGATACGCTGTACTCTATTGACCTCAATGAACGACAGCAGCTGATCGGTAATCAGGTCCTCAAGGAGATCCGGGACCGGCTGGATTTCCTGCTGAACGTAGGGCTGAATTATCTCAGCCTGGATCGTGAAGCACAAACCCTTAGCGGAGGTGAGGCTCAGCGCATTCGTCTCGCAACACAGATCGGAACACAGCTGGTAGGAGTACTATATATCCTGGATGAACCCAGCATTGGTCTTCATCAGCGGGATAATATAAAACTGATTAAGTCGCTAGAAACCCTTCGAGATCTGGGTAACAGCGTGATCGTAGTTGAACATGATCGGGAAACTATAGAGCACGCCGATTTTGTGGCTGACATGGGTCCCGGAGCCGGTGTAAACGGAGGATATATTGTCTCTGCAGGAAAACCCGATGAGCTCAAAGCAGACTCTATGACTGCTAAGTTCCTTCGGGATGAAGAGGTAATTGAAGTGCCTGAAGATCGAAGGGAAGGAAGCGGAGACAGCATTAAAATTAAAAATGCCCGTGGTCATAACCTGAAAGATGTAGACCTTGAAGTCCCCTTAGGTAAATTTATTTCGGTTACGGGAGTGAGCGGCAGCGGTAAAAGCTCTCTGATCAATCAGACCCTGGTACCCATCCTTTCTAACCATTTTTATAAGTCAAAGACTGTACCCCTTCCCTACGATGCAGTAGAGGGAATTGATAATGTAGATAAGATCATATCCATTGATCAGAGTCCGATTGGACGTACACCCAGATCCAATCCGGGAACCTATACCAAGGTATTTGACCATATCCGCAGATTATTTGCCGAACTGCCGGAATCCAAGATCCGGGGATATGATCAGGGACGTTTCTCCTTTAACGTAAAAGGCGGTCGTTGTGAGTCATGCAATGGAGACGGGGTAAGAAAGATCGAGATGAACTTCCTGCCTGATGTTTATGTGACCTGTGAGACCTGCAACGGCAAGCGGTATAACCGTGAGACACTGGAGATCTATTATAAGGGCAAGAATATATCCGATGTACTGCAGATGCCGATCTCGCAGGCCAAGGATTTCTTTGACGCACAACCGGCTATTTCGCGGATCCTTGGTACACTGGATTCCGTGGGACTGGGATACCTGACCATGGGACAGTCGTCCACGACGTTATCTGGTGGGGAAGCACAGCGGATCAAGCTAGCTAAAGAACTCTCGAAGGTCGGTACCGGTGATACACTTTATGTGATGGATGAGCCGACCACAGGACTTCATTTTCAGGACGTCCGGAGACTGGTGGATGTGATCCAGCGCCTGGTAGACAAAGGGAATACTGTGATCGTGATCGAGCATAACCTGGACCTTATTAAAGCTGCTGACTGGATCATTGATCTTGGACCTGAAGGAGGTTCCGGAGGCGGAGAGATCATTGCAACAGGCACACCAGAAGAGATCGCTGAGAAAGAGTCTCCGACCGGAGAGTTCATGAAGCAGGAGTTTGAGCGGCTGAGGAAGGCAGAAGCGGTTTAG
- a CDS encoding alpha/beta hydrolase — translation MSIRISKLLFLLWILPQQILAQSSLEIVPGNKYTIHSDVLGETREYRVGLPDSYDSDSASDRKYPLLLVLDGPSHFRYVSGMLSSMSANRNGSRRVPEMIVVGLASTNRERDFTPDKIVTRRKNDSGGADQFLEFVEDELLPELQEKYRLSRYNILFGHSLGGLFAVHTYLQEESSFDALLAIDPSFGTWDAEKMDEKIAAMSDGPFGRYLYIATANWGTRNIGNRDRHVRFFESLRKRNGSDRFRARLNYFEDENHQSIPLIAFYQGLTTLFREFNSQAGN, via the coding sequence ATGAGTATAAGAATATCTAAGCTACTCTTCCTTCTATGGATACTGCCACAACAGATCCTCGCCCAGTCATCGCTGGAGATTGTCCCTGGAAACAAATACACTATTCATTCTGATGTTCTGGGCGAGACCCGTGAATATCGGGTAGGCTTACCGGATTCCTATGATTCAGATTCCGCATCGGACAGAAAGTACCCCCTGCTACTGGTTCTTGACGGACCTTCTCATTTTCGGTATGTCTCGGGTATGTTAAGCTCGATGAGTGCAAACCGAAACGGGAGCCGGCGTGTACCGGAGATGATCGTTGTCGGTCTCGCAAGTACCAACCGGGAGAGGGACTTCACACCGGACAAGATCGTTACCAGAAGAAAGAATGATAGCGGCGGAGCTGACCAGTTCCTTGAATTTGTTGAGGACGAATTACTGCCTGAACTTCAGGAAAAGTACCGGCTTTCTCGGTACAATATCCTGTTCGGGCATTCCCTGGGAGGTTTGTTTGCCGTTCATACCTATCTGCAGGAAGAATCGAGTTTTGATGCCCTGTTAGCCATTGATCCCAGTTTCGGGACCTGGGATGCGGAGAAAATGGACGAGAAGATCGCAGCAATGTCCGACGGGCCTTTCGGCCGGTACCTGTACATTGCGACAGCAAACTGGGGAACCCGGAATATTGGCAACAGGGACCGGCACGTCCGCTTCTTCGAATCCCTGCGAAAACGAAACGGCTCGGACCGGTTCCGGGCGCGGCTTAATTATTTTGAGGATGAAAACCATCAGTCCATACCACTGATCGCATTCTACCAAGGTTTGACCACGCTTTTCAGGGAATTTAATTCACAAGCCGGGAATTGA
- a CDS encoding aminotransferase class V-fold PLP-dependent enzyme, translating into MLNRWFKTADNVVPETGLAHDEFFNELRQREYSRLDKDGHVYLDYTGGNLYGQSQLDAHFDLLRKNTFGNPHSTNPTSQLATQLVDEARGRIIDFFNADDYHCVFTSNASNALKIVGECYPFEKNGQFLLFTDNHNSVNGIREYCKRAGGAFDFVPMNIEDLTVSEKDLDQLLAGSDKDHKLFAFPAQSNVSGIKHDLSWIEKAQELGWDVLLDAAAFVPTSKLDLKEHQPDYVSLSFYKMFGYPTGIGCLLVKKSSFATLEKKWFAGGTVKLASSIAPFHFLTDNYERFENGTLSYLEIPAITTGLDYLDEIGMDRLSERVQSLVHYLHQGLKELEHNNGEKQLHIFGLPGSDRAGGTMIMTFRNPDGSKIDFEKIEELANKRQISIRSGCFCNPGLDETTNCITTEEIAGYFQSRDTGDYHDMIQTLHKMRGATRVSVGLATTKADLDAFINFVKSLKDRVILSDEF; encoded by the coding sequence ATGCTTAACAGATGGTTTAAAACAGCGGATAACGTTGTACCAGAGACCGGCCTGGCACATGATGAGTTTTTTAATGAACTTCGCCAAAGAGAATACAGCAGGCTGGATAAGGACGGGCATGTATATCTCGATTACACCGGAGGAAACCTCTACGGCCAATCTCAGTTAGATGCCCACTTTGATCTGCTGAGAAAGAATACTTTTGGAAATCCTCACTCCACCAATCCAACCTCTCAGTTGGCTACTCAGTTGGTAGATGAAGCAAGGGGCAGGATCATCGATTTCTTTAATGCAGATGATTACCATTGCGTATTCACTTCTAACGCCTCCAATGCACTGAAGATCGTAGGTGAGTGCTATCCTTTCGAGAAGAACGGACAATTTCTCTTGTTTACCGATAATCATAATTCCGTAAACGGGATCCGCGAGTACTGCAAGCGGGCCGGTGGAGCTTTTGATTTTGTCCCAATGAATATTGAGGATCTCACGGTTTCCGAAAAGGATCTCGATCAACTGCTTGCCGGATCCGACAAAGATCACAAACTTTTTGCCTTTCCGGCTCAATCTAATGTATCCGGGATCAAGCATGATCTGAGCTGGATCGAGAAAGCGCAGGAACTGGGATGGGATGTCCTATTGGATGCGGCTGCTTTTGTGCCTACATCAAAGCTGGATCTCAAAGAACATCAGCCTGATTACGTATCTCTTTCGTTTTACAAGATGTTCGGCTATCCCACCGGGATCGGATGTCTGCTGGTAAAGAAGAGTTCTTTTGCTACTCTTGAAAAGAAATGGTTTGCCGGCGGCACGGTAAAGCTGGCATCCTCCATTGCTCCCTTCCATTTCCTGACAGATAATTACGAACGGTTCGAGAACGGGACGTTAAGCTACCTGGAAATACCGGCCATCACAACAGGACTGGATTATCTTGACGAGATCGGGATGGATCGCCTTTCAGAACGAGTGCAGTCACTGGTCCATTATCTGCACCAGGGTTTAAAGGAACTTGAACACAATAATGGAGAAAAACAGCTTCACATCTTCGGGTTACCGGGCAGTGACCGGGCCGGAGGAACTATGATCATGACTTTCCGGAACCCGGATGGTTCAAAGATAGATTTTGAAAAGATCGAAGAACTGGCTAACAAAAGACAGATCTCTATCAGGTCCGGCTGTTTTTGTAATCCGGGTCTGGATGAAACCACAAATTGTATCACAACCGAAGAAATTGCCGGTTATTTCCAGAGCAGAGATACCGGAGATTATCATGATATGATACAGACGCTGCATAAGATGCGCGGTGCCACCAGGGTGTCAGTAGGACTTGCAACTACCAAAGCTGATCTGGATGCATTTATCAACTTTGTTAAGAGCCTGAAAGACCGGGTGATCTTAAGTGATGAGTTTTAG
- a CDS encoding L-lactate dehydrogenase, producing the protein MNNSIGIIGMGWVGASVAISILNRGICKNLLVNDINQDIAEGEAMDLNHGSSFYPSAEVKPSSIEDMTGCDAVVITAGRGGTENETRLELLNDNIRIAKNISEKLEGFKGILIIVSNPVDVLTYYYQKFTGLPKHRVIGTGTFLDTARLRDMVGNKMNIEPESIHAYVVGEHGDSEVVLWSGATIGGKPIRQWDIWKPEYEVQIADQVRTAAYQIIKRKGATNHAIGLVTATLLKWILRNERRIVTVSTVQDGPFGLEDVAISLPSIVSSEGVEEIVEIHMNDEEKEKFIHSAEVLKKAVEEVRDV; encoded by the coding sequence ATGAATAACTCTATAGGCATAATAGGAATGGGATGGGTAGGTGCCAGTGTGGCTATCAGTATTTTGAATAGGGGTATTTGCAAAAATTTGCTGGTGAACGATATCAACCAGGACATTGCCGAAGGGGAGGCTATGGACCTGAATCATGGATCTTCATTTTACCCGAGTGCTGAGGTGAAGCCTTCATCTATTGAAGATATGACTGGTTGTGATGCCGTCGTGATTACAGCCGGACGCGGAGGAACTGAGAATGAGACCCGCCTCGAACTACTGAATGATAATATCAGAATCGCAAAGAATATCTCCGAAAAACTGGAAGGCTTTAAAGGGATCCTGATCATTGTCTCGAATCCGGTGGACGTGCTCACTTATTACTATCAGAAATTCACGGGACTTCCTAAACACCGGGTTATCGGGACCGGCACCTTTCTTGATACCGCAAGGCTGCGGGATATGGTGGGGAATAAAATGAACATTGAGCCTGAAAGTATTCATGCTTATGTAGTAGGAGAACATGGAGACAGCGAAGTTGTTCTTTGGTCCGGAGCCACCATTGGCGGAAAACCTATACGCCAATGGGACATATGGAAGCCGGAATATGAGGTGCAGATTGCAGACCAGGTACGGACTGCTGCTTATCAGATCATAAAAAGAAAAGGAGCTACCAACCATGCGATCGGACTGGTTACCGCGACTCTCTTGAAATGGATCCTCAGGAATGAGCGGAGGATAGTCACCGTATCAACCGTACAGGATGGTCCTTTCGGACTGGAAGATGTGGCTATCTCCCTTCCGTCCATTGTTTCATCAGAAGGAGTGGAAGAGATAGTGGAAATACATATGAATGACGAGGAGAAAGAGAAATTTATTCATTCGGCAGAAGTACTGAAAAAAGCTGTTGAAGAAGTGAGGGATGTTTAA
- a CDS encoding efflux RND transporter periplasmic adaptor subunit, whose amino-acid sequence MRLIPSISFFLGMLITLAACSESEQVTVRKMDLVQGVYASGNIKPAGYYQVNSKVPGILDEIMVSVGQEVEAGTPLLKLQNEPNEMNLQIAKNQYDLALKNSLPDSDLLQQLQQQAERARIIFQQDSLEFERFRKLQEDNIGAKQEYDRVRLKYQTSYNTFQIARSKLKETEDRLQVEVENARSNYLAQKSMTGDYTILSAINGRVYDIIPEEGELIAANRPVMEIGSKDRFEAELQVDETDISLIREGQEVYYDLDALEDSVLSGQITLIYPNINPIERTARVRASVEATNFMLFPGMTLEANIVIGKKNQILILPVEYLTGTNEVIMEDGSLKKVETGIRDLNYVEIVSGLQEGDIVLKPGS is encoded by the coding sequence ATGCGCTTAATACCTTCTATCTCTTTTTTTCTCGGAATGCTGATCACACTGGCAGCCTGTTCAGAAAGTGAGCAGGTAACAGTCAGAAAAATGGATCTGGTTCAGGGAGTCTATGCCTCAGGTAATATTAAACCGGCGGGGTATTACCAGGTAAACAGTAAGGTTCCAGGTATCCTGGATGAGATCATGGTTTCAGTCGGACAGGAAGTCGAAGCCGGGACTCCCTTACTTAAACTGCAGAATGAGCCCAATGAAATGAACCTGCAGATCGCAAAGAACCAGTACGATCTGGCGCTAAAAAATTCACTACCAGATTCTGATCTGCTACAGCAGTTGCAGCAACAGGCAGAAAGAGCCCGTATCATATTTCAACAAGATTCTTTGGAGTTTGAACGATTCCGGAAACTGCAGGAAGACAACATTGGAGCAAAGCAGGAATACGACCGGGTACGACTGAAGTATCAGACATCCTATAATACATTTCAGATCGCCCGGAGTAAACTTAAAGAAACAGAGGACAGGCTTCAGGTCGAAGTGGAAAATGCACGCAGTAATTACCTCGCCCAAAAAAGCATGACGGGCGATTATACCATCCTTTCAGCGATCAATGGCAGGGTCTATGATATTATACCGGAGGAAGGTGAGCTGATCGCAGCTAACCGTCCTGTCATGGAGATCGGCTCAAAAGACCGGTTTGAGGCTGAACTACAGGTAGATGAGACGGATATTTCCCTGATCCGTGAAGGGCAGGAGGTCTATTACGATCTGGATGCCCTGGAAGACAGTGTGCTTAGCGGACAAATAACCCTGATCTATCCCAACATTAACCCTATTGAACGAACTGCAAGGGTCAGAGCATCCGTTGAAGCAACGAACTTTATGCTCTTCCCGGGTATGACACTGGAAGCCAATATTGTGATCGGAAAGAAAAACCAGATCCTGATCCTACCTGTGGAGTACCTGACCGGCACCAATGAAGTAATAATGGAAGATGGCAGCCTGAAAAAGGTGGAAACCGGCATCAGAGATCTCAACTACGTAGAGATCGTCTCAGGATTACAGGAAGGTGATATCGTATTAAAGCCGGGATCATGA